The stretch of DNA CAGATGTCGACGCAGTGTCCGCATCCGTCACACCTTGTCATATAGACGAAGGTAGGCATGAATCGGCTCCTTGATCAGCTCCGGCAGAACTTGCGGGCTGTTGTTGACTAATAGTGACGGGGCGCTTCGCGCTTGATGCCGAGCCCCATGTCCATGGGGGCATCGCGCAGCAGCTCCATGGAATGCCTTTGCTGCTGCTCGGGGTCGTCGCGGGTCAGCGTCGGCAGGTTCTGGACCGTGCCGTTGGCTTCGGACAGCCTTTTCTCGAAGGCCGCGGCCGGCTTGAAGAACATGTGTGCGAACTTGGACCAGGGCACCCCGCCGAACAGCACCACCGTGGCGAGGATGTAGAGCCCGAACACCGCGCTCGCGCCCGCGATGCCGTTCGCCTGCAACCATGCCCAGATCAGCCCCAGCGTGACGCTCGCCAGCAGCGAGAGGATGAACAGATCCGCCTTCATCAGCCGGAACGGCGAGTTGCCCTCCGCCGCCACGTCGACGCGGATGAAAAACCAGAACCAGTAGCCGCTGGTGCAGACCATCAGGCCGCCGAGCCACCACAGCACTGGCAGGATCGGGGGTGTCGGTGTCACCGGGGTCGGATAGCAGAACACCATGATCGCGGTGGTCACGACGTAGAGCACGAAGCCGTACATCGTAAGCAGATGTGCGATGCGGCGCCGCTGGTTGCAGAACTCGCCCGAGGTGAGCACGTCCACGACAGCAGTCTGAACCGCGATCGAGACCATCTCCCCGCCCGAGATTTCCTTGGTGCTG from Betaproteobacteria bacterium encodes:
- a CDS encoding adenylyl-sulfate reductase; the encoded protein is MQAFVILMIVLVAAGTLFDILHKGSARYFFENWRRSKTRSTKEISGGEMVSIAVQTAVVDVLTSGEFCNQRRRIAHLLTMYGFVLYVVTTAIMVFCYPTPVTPTPPILPVLWWLGGLMVCTSGYWFWFFIRVDVAAEGNSPFRLMKADLFILSLLASVTLGLIWAWLQANGIAGASAVFGLYILATVVLFGGVPWSKFAHMFFKPAAAFEKRLSEANGTVQNLPTLTRDDPEQQQRHSMELLRDAPMDMGLGIKREAPRHY